A part of Oceaniferula flava genomic DNA contains:
- a CDS encoding SanA/YdcF family protein yields MAANTNSVELKRSATKQVKAHWLVRWFKRSLVALFLLFAGFFFFIWYANHAATRAGKGILYDDVADVPHRQAGLVFGCSEKLGSRDNLYFKYRIEAAAELWHAGKVDFLIVSGDNREKYYNEPVAMRKALVEAGVPFKKIVCDYAGLRTLDSVVRAKKVFGLNEVIFVSQKFQNERAAYIAKANGMDVLGYNAQDVEGYAARKTEDREVLARVKMWLDVNITDEQPRHLGDPEPVPE; encoded by the coding sequence ATGGCTGCGAATACCAACAGTGTGGAGCTGAAGAGGTCCGCGACGAAGCAGGTGAAGGCGCACTGGTTGGTGCGTTGGTTCAAGCGTAGTCTGGTGGCTCTGTTTTTGCTCTTTGCCGGGTTTTTCTTTTTCATCTGGTATGCCAACCACGCTGCTACCCGCGCAGGAAAGGGGATTCTCTACGACGACGTGGCGGATGTGCCACATCGCCAGGCAGGCTTGGTGTTTGGCTGTTCCGAGAAATTGGGCAGTCGCGATAACTTATATTTCAAATACCGCATCGAAGCCGCTGCCGAGCTCTGGCACGCAGGAAAGGTGGACTTCCTGATCGTCTCCGGTGACAACCGTGAGAAATACTACAACGAACCGGTGGCCATGCGCAAAGCCTTGGTCGAGGCCGGTGTGCCATTCAAAAAGATCGTTTGCGACTACGCCGGATTGCGGACCCTCGATTCCGTGGTGCGGGCGAAGAAAGTTTTCGGGCTGAACGAGGTGATCTTTGTCAGTCAGAAATTTCAGAATGAGCGGGCGGCCTACATCGCCAAGGCCAATGGGATGGATGTGTTAGGCTACAATGCTCAGGACGTGGAAGGCTACGCTGCGCGAAAAACGGAAGACCGTGAAGTGCTCGCCAGGGTGAAGATGTGGCTCGATGTCAATATCACCGATGAGCAGCCACGCCATCTCGGCGACCCGGAACCAGTGCCGGAATAA
- a CDS encoding L,D-transpeptidase, translating into MFGSPDLTQTALAGANYCRRLASAALSMKAALPVLAAACMGFALNSCSDANPDNGVVISVKDQRMLLIKEGRPVKSYPVSTSKFGLGDRRGSNCTPIGRMEVAKKIGNGAPSGAVFKSRQRTGEILPPNAPGRDPIVSRILWLRGKQDSTRNAFSRYIYIHGTPEEYTIGQPRSYGCIRMKSNDVIDLYKKLGVGSEVHVIKGPLVNTHAGKDYFASQTKYLPAAGS; encoded by the coding sequence ATGTTTGGTTCACCCGATCTTACTCAAACAGCCCTCGCCGGAGCAAACTACTGCCGGCGACTTGCCTCAGCCGCCCTCTCCATGAAGGCGGCTTTGCCCGTTTTGGCGGCAGCGTGCATGGGCTTCGCTCTCAATAGCTGCAGCGATGCCAATCCGGACAACGGAGTGGTCATCAGCGTCAAAGATCAGCGCATGCTGCTCATCAAGGAAGGCCGCCCGGTGAAAAGCTACCCGGTCTCCACCTCGAAATTCGGCCTAGGTGATCGCCGAGGCAGTAACTGCACCCCAATCGGGCGCATGGAGGTGGCCAAGAAAATTGGCAACGGTGCTCCATCCGGTGCCGTCTTCAAAAGCAGACAGCGCACTGGCGAAATCCTTCCTCCGAACGCCCCGGGCCGCGACCCCATTGTCAGCCGTATCCTCTGGCTGCGCGGCAAGCAGGACAGCACCCGCAATGCCTTCAGTCGATACATCTACATCCACGGCACCCCCGAGGAATACACCATCGGTCAGCCGCGCAGCTACGGCTGCATCCGGATGAAATCAAACGATGTCATCGACCTCTACAAAAAACTCGGCGTAGGATCGGAAGTCCATGTCATCAAGGGACCACTGGTCAACACCCACGCCGGCAAGGACTACTTCGCCAGCCAGACCAAATACCTCCCTGCCGCAGGCAGCTAA
- the thiH gene encoding 2-iminoacetate synthase ThiH, translating into MSFSEQFQSLIDHPSPQLRKFTSLIEPADAATLESMALKSQQLTRHHFGKTMRLFAPLYVSNECVNNCSYCGFSRDNAILRTTLTIPQVVAEAQHLHSLGFRNILLVAGEHPKFVSEGYLQECIDAIKGFIPTIAIEVGPMKDHQYGELVSHGAEGLIVYQESYQRETYEKLHTAGPKKNFDWRLDCPERAYAGGFRRIGIGALFGLADWRKEAIALAAHLEYLYKHCWKASFNIAFPRMRPYAGNYQYTPDPNLFLNDRQFVQLACAFRICFPQVGIVLSTREPAKLRDSLVPLGITHMSAGSQTDPGGYTGAGTDDLHLTVKGKRVELGEDQPQNSCSRATEQFTIDDKRSPAEIADLLRSQGYDPVWKDWDAAILDHSGSPC; encoded by the coding sequence GTGAGTTTTTCAGAACAATTTCAATCCCTCATCGATCATCCGTCCCCCCAGCTTCGGAAGTTCACCTCCCTGATTGAACCTGCCGATGCTGCGACGTTGGAATCGATGGCCCTCAAGAGCCAGCAGCTCACACGACATCACTTCGGAAAAACGATGCGTCTGTTCGCGCCCTTGTATGTTTCCAATGAATGCGTCAATAACTGCTCTTACTGCGGCTTCTCGCGTGATAATGCCATCCTGCGCACCACGCTGACCATCCCTCAAGTGGTCGCCGAAGCCCAACACCTGCACAGCCTGGGGTTCCGGAACATCCTGCTGGTCGCCGGCGAGCACCCTAAATTTGTCTCCGAGGGCTATTTGCAAGAATGCATCGATGCCATCAAGGGCTTCATCCCGACCATTGCCATCGAAGTCGGCCCGATGAAAGACCACCAGTATGGCGAGCTGGTCAGCCACGGTGCGGAAGGTTTGATCGTCTATCAGGAAAGCTATCAGCGTGAGACCTACGAAAAACTCCACACAGCAGGGCCGAAAAAGAATTTTGACTGGCGGCTCGACTGCCCGGAGCGTGCCTACGCCGGAGGCTTTCGCCGGATCGGCATCGGTGCCCTCTTTGGCCTGGCCGACTGGCGCAAGGAAGCCATCGCCCTGGCCGCGCACTTGGAATACCTTTACAAACATTGTTGGAAAGCCAGCTTCAACATCGCCTTCCCCAGAATGCGCCCCTACGCTGGGAATTATCAATACACGCCCGACCCGAACCTCTTCCTCAACGACCGTCAGTTCGTCCAACTCGCCTGCGCGTTCCGCATCTGTTTCCCACAGGTCGGCATCGTGCTCAGCACGCGCGAACCAGCCAAGCTGCGTGACTCCTTGGTGCCACTGGGCATCACCCACATGTCTGCCGGCTCGCAGACCGACCCCGGTGGCTACACTGGCGCCGGCACCGACGACCTCCACCTCACGGTCAAAGGAAAGCGCGTGGAACTGGGCGAGGACCAACCGCAAAATTCCTGCAGCCGCGCCACCGAGCAATTCACCATCGATGACAAACGCTCCCCGGCAGAGATCGCGGATCTACTTCGCAGCCAGGGTTACGATCCTGTCTGGAAAGACTGGGACGCCGCCATCCTCGACCACTCGGGCAGCCCTTGCTAA
- the rpsT gene encoding 30S ribosomal protein S20, with translation MANSASALKRVRQNETRAARNKSLSTRMKTLRKKTLASAEAGDKDAAQKTFSEFASAVDKCAKNNIIHKNKAANLKSKTQKHLVG, from the coding sequence ATGGCCAACTCAGCATCAGCACTCAAGCGCGTCCGTCAGAACGAGACCCGCGCCGCCCGCAACAAGTCCCTCTCTACTCGCATGAAGACTCTTCGTAAGAAGACTCTTGCATCAGCCGAAGCTGGCGACAAAGACGCCGCTCAGAAAACATTCTCCGAGTTCGCTTCCGCCGTTGATAAGTGCGCTAAGAACAACATCATCCACAAAAACAAGGCAGCTAACCTGAAGAGCAAAACTCAGAAGCACCTTGTTGGCTAA
- a CDS encoding diacylglycerol/lipid kinase family protein, with amino-acid sequence MANRYPLIFNPSARSQRGRRTLRFLMTHAQRFALYASQSAEDAVDLARSFAERGEPIVVAAGGDGTLNAVVQGLAGSSTALGVLPAGTMNVFARELGLPHASLRRSLDVLDAGYVKEVDLYEANGHAFVQMAGVGLDAQVIEETDSEAKKMFGPMAYLTAAVRVLGERPPKMRVICDDGRVEEGVCVLAGNGSLYGGQLKLFRKADNMDEMLDALVFTEAGYKLVLDSVRGLATGAIDAGNSSVNYLQARSFKIECESSVPMEVDGEFLGRVSEVRIDPAERKLRVIAPENPKEGIFASVLQTLINLPRK; translated from the coding sequence ATGGCAAACCGATACCCTCTCATTTTTAATCCAAGTGCACGCAGTCAGCGCGGGCGAAGAACCTTGCGATTCTTGATGACGCACGCCCAGCGCTTTGCTCTCTACGCCAGTCAGAGCGCCGAGGATGCGGTAGATTTGGCCCGTTCGTTTGCGGAGCGTGGGGAACCCATTGTGGTGGCTGCTGGAGGCGATGGCACGCTCAATGCGGTGGTGCAAGGATTGGCCGGAAGTTCCACGGCCTTGGGGGTATTGCCCGCTGGCACGATGAATGTTTTTGCCCGTGAGCTAGGGCTGCCACACGCTAGCTTGCGTCGCTCGCTGGATGTGCTGGACGCCGGATATGTCAAAGAGGTCGACCTTTACGAAGCCAATGGCCACGCCTTTGTCCAGATGGCTGGGGTCGGGCTGGATGCTCAAGTGATCGAGGAGACTGACTCGGAGGCAAAAAAAATGTTTGGTCCCATGGCCTACCTCACCGCCGCGGTGCGGGTGCTGGGGGAACGTCCTCCCAAAATGCGCGTGATCTGCGATGATGGTCGGGTGGAGGAAGGGGTCTGTGTCTTGGCCGGTAATGGCTCGCTTTATGGCGGTCAGCTGAAACTTTTCCGCAAGGCCGATAACATGGACGAGATGCTGGATGCTCTGGTGTTTACCGAAGCGGGTTACAAGCTGGTGTTGGACTCAGTCCGTGGCCTGGCCACCGGCGCCATTGATGCCGGCAATTCCTCGGTCAACTACCTGCAGGCACGCAGTTTTAAAATCGAATGTGAAAGCTCCGTGCCGATGGAGGTGGATGGTGAGTTTCTCGGCAGGGTTTCTGAGGTCAGAATTGACCCGGCAGAACGCAAGTTGAGAGTGATTGCCCCGGAAAATCCGAAGGAGGGAATCTTTGCTTCGGTGTTGCAAACTTTGATCAATTTACCTCGTAAATAG
- the thiS gene encoding sulfur carrier protein ThiS, giving the protein MTIQLNGTEHSLEENTSVTGLLDAIGLGDKPVVVERNREALFPREFATTILENGDQLEVITIAAGG; this is encoded by the coding sequence ATGACGATTCAACTCAACGGCACGGAGCATTCTCTGGAGGAAAACACCAGTGTCACTGGACTGTTAGACGCTATCGGACTTGGTGATAAACCCGTGGTGGTGGAGCGGAACAGAGAAGCACTTTTCCCCCGCGAATTCGCAACCACGATCTTAGAAAACGGCGATCAGTTAGAGGTCATCACCATCGCTGCTGGAGGCTAG
- a CDS encoding dipeptidase gives MTKQLEDLFAFLRFPSISTDSNHAGDVRACANWLIEKLNSMGLNTELHETPKHPIVIARNEHHAGKKTCLIYGHYDVQPVDPVELWDSPPFEPEIRDGRIWGRGSTDNKGQMMAHVLGVEEMLKEEGELPVNLIFLFEGEEEIGSPNLVPFLEKHKEALKCDVIAVSDTGMVAEGVPTMGYGLRGITCCEITVKGPKGDLHSGVYGGCVANPATAVAKLVASLHDDNGKIAIEGFYDDVRPLEVWEREMWAKVPGMTEADILNITGSPAIFGEPDYSSAERLWARPTAEVNGIGGGYQGEGSKTVLPAEAMAKFSFRLVPDQDPQDIAAKVKTHLEKHAPAGVTVEVHAGHDGKPYICDPHSENGKAGQVALEQAFGKAPVLIREGGSIPIIQDMKEILGVESLMLGLALPNCQIHAPNENFYVENFEGGIRLNKALLKELAK, from the coding sequence ATGACCAAGCAGCTAGAAGATCTTTTTGCCTTCCTCCGTTTTCCCAGCATCTCCACCGACTCCAACCACGCCGGCGACGTCCGCGCCTGCGCCAACTGGTTGATTGAAAAACTCAACAGCATGGGGCTGAACACCGAGCTCCACGAGACGCCGAAACACCCGATCGTTATCGCCCGGAACGAACACCACGCAGGCAAGAAAACCTGCCTGATCTACGGGCACTACGATGTGCAACCGGTCGATCCCGTCGAGCTCTGGGACTCCCCACCGTTCGAACCTGAAATCCGCGACGGTCGGATCTGGGGTCGTGGCTCCACCGATAACAAAGGGCAAATGATGGCTCACGTGTTAGGCGTGGAAGAAATGCTCAAGGAAGAGGGCGAGCTCCCTGTGAATTTGATCTTCCTGTTCGAAGGCGAGGAGGAAATCGGCAGCCCGAACCTGGTGCCATTTTTGGAAAAACATAAGGAAGCGCTGAAATGCGATGTCATTGCTGTGTCCGACACCGGTATGGTGGCGGAGGGTGTGCCCACCATGGGCTACGGCCTGCGCGGCATCACCTGCTGCGAGATCACGGTGAAAGGCCCCAAGGGCGATCTGCACTCGGGAGTTTACGGTGGTTGCGTCGCCAACCCCGCTACTGCGGTGGCGAAGCTGGTGGCCTCGCTGCACGATGACAATGGTAAAATCGCCATCGAAGGATTCTATGATGACGTCCGTCCGCTCGAAGTTTGGGAGCGCGAAATGTGGGCGAAGGTTCCCGGCATGACAGAAGCGGACATTTTGAACATCACCGGATCCCCCGCCATCTTCGGCGAGCCGGATTACAGTTCCGCCGAGCGCCTCTGGGCACGCCCTACCGCCGAGGTCAATGGCATCGGCGGCGGCTATCAGGGAGAAGGGTCCAAGACCGTGCTCCCGGCCGAGGCCATGGCCAAGTTCTCCTTCCGCTTGGTGCCTGATCAAGACCCGCAAGACATCGCCGCCAAGGTGAAAACCCACCTTGAAAAGCACGCCCCCGCCGGAGTCACCGTGGAAGTGCACGCCGGCCACGATGGCAAACCCTACATCTGCGATCCACACTCAGAAAATGGCAAAGCCGGCCAGGTAGCACTCGAGCAAGCCTTCGGCAAAGCCCCTGTGCTCATCCGCGAAGGCGGCTCAATTCCCATCATTCAGGACATGAAGGAAATCCTCGGCGTCGAGAGCCTGATGCTCGGACTGGCACTGCCTAACTGCCAAATCCACGCCCCGAACGAAAACTTCTACGTGGAAAACTTCGAAGGCGGAATCCGCCTGAACAAGGCCCTGCTGAAAGAGCTGGCGAAGTAA
- a CDS encoding PEP-CTERM sorting domain-containing protein (PEP-CTERM proteins occur, often in large numbers, in the proteomes of bacteria that also encode an exosortase, a predicted intramembrane cysteine proteinase. The presence of a PEP-CTERM domain at a protein's C-terminus predicts cleavage within the sorting domain, followed by covalent anchoring to some some component of the (usually Gram-negative) cell surface. Many PEP-CTERM proteins exhibit an unusual sequence composition that includes large numbers of potential glycosylation sites. Expression of one such protein has been shown restore the ability of a bacterium to form floc, a type of biofilm.) codes for MIPHIIKSTALLSLVAMASSAEAVTIANSFERELFSTGNNTGVGARAGIGSMRIGDEDGDGATDQRGVTEFIITGQPTTTSASLEFDQTGILLGGSFDIIIEAYQANGAIDVIADYSSPSTGTVATFSSTDYERGDTGISFDVTDIYNAAIANGDTAIGFRFKLVDESPAIQQVVTYGNSVLNITTVPEPSSTLCITLGAGLLLLRRNRK; via the coding sequence ATGATACCACACATTATCAAATCGACCGCCCTCCTCAGCCTCGTCGCCATGGCTTCTTCTGCAGAAGCTGTCACCATAGCGAACTCGTTTGAGCGTGAACTTTTCTCGACCGGTAATAACACCGGCGTGGGAGCTCGAGCCGGCATCGGCAGCATGAGAATCGGCGACGAAGACGGAGACGGCGCCACCGATCAACGTGGTGTGACTGAATTCATCATCACCGGTCAACCCACGACTACTTCAGCATCCTTGGAATTTGACCAAACTGGCATTTTGCTTGGTGGATCGTTCGATATCATTATCGAGGCCTACCAAGCCAACGGAGCCATTGATGTGATTGCAGACTACTCGAGCCCATCCACCGGAACGGTCGCCACTTTTTCCTCAACGGATTACGAACGCGGAGACACAGGAATCAGCTTTGACGTCACCGACATTTACAATGCCGCCATCGCTAACGGAGACACCGCCATCGGGTTCAGATTCAAACTGGTGGATGAAAGCCCGGCGATTCAGCAAGTTGTCACTTACGGCAATTCCGTGCTCAACATCACCACCGTGCCAGAGCCATCATCCACGCTCTGCATCACCTTGGGCGCTGGCCTGTTGCTGCTTCGCAGAAACAGAAAGTAG
- a CDS encoding cellulose synthase family protein, which yields MDWLWYTSYFLVLIGLSGYGFHRLMILTLYLKHSRNQPEPLRKFDELPLVTVQLPCFNEMHVMERLLDSVSAMDYPKDKLQIQVLDDSTDETTAICKAEVAKLIDRGFDAMHVHRTDRTGYKAGALENGTESAKGEYLFILDADFVPNADVLKKTIHYFTDEKIGMIQTRWEHINRTFNALTRVQAMFLDGHLELEQTARNRSGRFFTFNGTAGIWRKSCIADAGGWEHDTLTEDMDLSYRAQLKGWKFIFLNNVTTPAELPVDMEGFKSQQHRWTKGSIQVCKKILLDIWKSKAPIFCKMEATAHLTSNFAYLLLFLLCFLIYPKQHSEIGWLAENGISEHLLNFPIFFFGSVSVAMFYIMSQKALRPGTWLKDILYLPLLLALGIGMSVNNAKAVMEALFNHETSFVRTPKHGINGSEKQEKAAFKKSRYKAIKSLTPFVELAFGIFFTVVVVDNVLNANYVAAVLLLPFPAGFFYTSISSLAQQLPSVFASRATEKVSKK from the coding sequence ATGGACTGGCTCTGGTATACTTCTTATTTCCTCGTACTCATCGGACTTTCAGGTTACGGCTTTCACCGGCTGATGATCCTGACCTTGTACTTGAAGCACTCCCGCAACCAGCCGGAGCCACTTCGTAAATTTGACGAGCTTCCCCTCGTTACCGTGCAGCTTCCGTGCTTCAACGAGATGCACGTGATGGAGCGCCTGCTCGACTCCGTCTCGGCGATGGATTACCCGAAGGACAAACTTCAGATCCAGGTGCTGGACGACTCCACCGATGAGACCACCGCCATTTGCAAAGCCGAAGTGGCCAAACTCATCGACCGCGGTTTTGACGCCATGCACGTGCACCGCACCGATCGCACAGGCTACAAAGCCGGAGCCCTCGAAAACGGCACCGAGTCCGCCAAGGGCGAGTATCTCTTCATTCTCGACGCCGATTTCGTTCCTAACGCTGATGTTCTGAAAAAGACCATCCACTACTTCACCGATGAAAAAATCGGCATGATCCAGACTCGCTGGGAGCACATCAACCGCACGTTCAACGCCCTGACCCGCGTTCAGGCCATGTTCCTCGACGGTCACCTCGAGCTGGAACAAACCGCCCGTAACCGCAGCGGCCGCTTCTTCACCTTCAACGGCACCGCCGGTATCTGGCGCAAGTCCTGCATCGCCGATGCAGGTGGCTGGGAACACGACACCCTCACCGAGGACATGGACCTCAGCTACCGCGCCCAGCTGAAAGGCTGGAAGTTCATCTTCCTCAACAACGTCACCACCCCGGCCGAATTACCGGTCGATATGGAAGGCTTCAAGAGCCAGCAACACCGCTGGACCAAAGGCTCCATCCAGGTCTGCAAAAAGATCCTTCTCGATATCTGGAAAAGCAAAGCTCCCATTTTCTGCAAAATGGAAGCCACCGCGCACCTTACTTCCAACTTCGCCTACCTGCTGCTTTTCCTGCTTTGCTTCCTGATCTACCCGAAACAACACTCTGAAATCGGCTGGCTCGCAGAGAACGGCATTTCCGAGCACCTGCTCAACTTCCCGATCTTCTTCTTCGGTTCCGTATCGGTCGCCATGTTCTACATCATGAGCCAAAAGGCACTCCGCCCCGGCACCTGGCTGAAAGACATCCTCTATCTCCCCCTGCTGCTCGCCCTCGGCATCGGCATGTCCGTGAACAACGCCAAGGCCGTCATGGAAGCCCTCTTCAATCATGAGACCAGCTTCGTGCGCACTCCCAAACACGGGATCAACGGCAGCGAGAAACAAGAAAAAGCCGCTTTCAAGAAAAGCCGTTACAAGGCGATCAAATCCCTCACGCCCTTCGTGGAACTCGCTTTCGGCATATTCTTTACCGTCGTAGTGGTGGATAATGTCTTGAACGCCAACTATGTTGCAGCCGTTCTTCTACTGCCTTTCCCTGCCGGATTCTTCTACACATCCATCAGTTCCCTGGCTCAGCAGCTCCCCAGCGTGTTTGCTTCCCGTGCCACGGAAAAGGTGAGTAAAAAATAG
- the yaaA gene encoding peroxide stress protein YaaA — MIYLLSPAKTLDYESEVPSLRATKPRFLDDSAELAAIMKKMKPADLEKLMGISSKLADLTAQRFDDWRTDFSKPEAREAILAFKGDVYQGLAVEDWGKEDFARAQKSIRILSGLYGILRPLDLMLPYRLEMGKKVTTDRGTNLYHFWGSQLTESLNKELKGDQDAVINLASNEYFSAIKPKELKAPVITPVFKDWKNDKYKVISFYAKKARGEMAAWAVRNEIEKPAALKKFKGSGYAYDPSLSDDSNWVFTRKEA, encoded by the coding sequence ATGATTTACCTGCTCTCTCCTGCGAAAACTCTCGATTATGAGTCCGAGGTGCCATCACTGCGCGCCACGAAACCTCGCTTTTTAGACGACTCGGCAGAGCTGGCAGCGATCATGAAAAAAATGAAGCCAGCGGATCTGGAAAAGCTCATGGGCATTTCCAGCAAGCTGGCGGATTTGACTGCGCAGCGTTTTGACGACTGGCGCACGGACTTCAGTAAACCTGAGGCTCGCGAGGCGATTTTGGCCTTCAAAGGTGACGTCTACCAAGGCCTTGCGGTGGAGGACTGGGGCAAGGAGGACTTTGCCCGGGCGCAGAAGTCCATCCGTATTCTCTCCGGTCTTTATGGTATCCTGCGGCCGCTCGATCTGATGCTGCCGTATCGTTTGGAGATGGGGAAAAAAGTCACCACCGATCGTGGCACCAATCTCTATCACTTCTGGGGTAGTCAGCTCACCGAGAGTCTCAACAAGGAGCTCAAGGGCGATCAGGACGCGGTGATCAATCTCGCCTCCAACGAATATTTTTCAGCGATCAAACCGAAAGAGCTCAAGGCTCCGGTGATCACTCCCGTTTTCAAGGATTGGAAAAACGACAAGTACAAGGTGATTTCCTTCTACGCGAAAAAGGCACGCGGCGAGATGGCAGCCTGGGCGGTGAGAAATGAAATCGAAAAACCCGCCGCCTTGAAGAAGTTCAAGGGCAGCGGGTATGCTTACGATCCATCGCTGAGCGATGATTCAAATTGGGTGTTTACCCGAAAAGAAGCTTGA
- a CDS encoding peptidylprolyl isomerase, with protein MSEITDINITMKTSKGPINIRMFAGDAQVTCASFLNLASRGFYDGLVFHRVIPNFMIQGGDPTGSGMGGPGYKFECECKPHLKHDKAGILSMANAGPNTNGSQFFITHGPTPHLNGKHTVFGEVTEGQDVVDSIAQGDKIESIEIKDSTDALFAAQADRIKDWNSAA; from the coding sequence ATGAGCGAAATTACCGACATCAACATTACTATGAAAACCAGCAAGGGTCCCATCAACATCCGCATGTTTGCGGGGGATGCCCAGGTGACCTGCGCCAGCTTTCTCAACCTCGCCAGCCGCGGATTCTATGACGGACTGGTATTCCACCGCGTGATCCCCAACTTCATGATCCAAGGTGGCGATCCAACCGGTAGCGGCATGGGTGGCCCTGGCTACAAGTTCGAATGCGAGTGCAAACCTCACCTCAAGCACGACAAAGCCGGTATCCTGTCCATGGCCAATGCCGGACCCAACACCAACGGATCCCAGTTTTTCATCACCCACGGCCCAACGCCTCACCTCAATGGCAAGCACACTGTCTTTGGTGAAGTGACCGAGGGGCAGGATGTGGTCGATTCCATCGCTCAAGGCGACAAAATCGAGTCGATCGAAATCAAAGACAGCACCGATGCTCTCTTCGCGGCACAAGCTGATCGCATCAAGGATTGGAACAGCGCTGCCTAA
- the can gene encoding carbonate dehydratase codes for MKSLSDLFDNNRRWAAGKVARDPEFFERLANQQSPKYLWIGCADSRVPANQITGLDPGEVFVHRNVANVVVQTDFNMLSVVQYAVEVLKVEHVIVCGHYSCGGVAAALGKQRNGLIDNWLRHIQTVAREHTDELRSLEQPAQIDRLCELNVEAQAKNISHTTILQDAWDRGQKVDVHSWIYRLNTGHLSSLKDPITLDNFSSDS; via the coding sequence ATGAAGAGTCTATCTGACCTGTTTGACAACAATCGCCGCTGGGCTGCCGGCAAAGTAGCGCGAGATCCTGAGTTTTTCGAGCGGCTGGCGAACCAGCAGTCGCCGAAGTATCTTTGGATTGGCTGCGCCGATAGTCGTGTGCCCGCCAACCAAATCACCGGCCTGGATCCAGGAGAGGTATTTGTGCACCGGAATGTTGCCAATGTGGTGGTGCAGACTGATTTCAACATGCTCTCAGTGGTGCAATATGCGGTGGAGGTTCTGAAAGTGGAACATGTCATCGTCTGCGGCCACTACAGCTGTGGCGGTGTCGCTGCCGCTCTCGGGAAACAGCGCAACGGGCTGATCGACAACTGGCTGCGGCATATCCAAACGGTGGCTCGCGAGCACACGGATGAGCTGCGCTCCCTAGAGCAGCCGGCGCAGATCGATCGCCTCTGCGAACTCAACGTGGAAGCCCAAGCCAAGAACATCAGCCACACCACCATCCTGCAAGATGCCTGGGACCGTGGACAGAAGGTGGATGTGCATAGCTGGATCTACCGCTTGAACACAGGCCATCTCAGTAGTCTCAAAGATCCGATCACATTGGATAATTTTTCGTCGGATTCTTAA